The following coding sequences lie in one Cherax quadricarinatus isolate ZL_2023a chromosome 6, ASM3850222v1, whole genome shotgun sequence genomic window:
- the LOC128692658 gene encoding zinc finger protein ZFP2 isoform X2: MVMVEVRSSAPPSPPHYTTPQHHTGQSVTQKMENCPSSPSSCYSIVNIQNCHRENGMTGLVSAGEITMKIENVAEENFIQECLAINELENDDDLADIKKDIEESDKDSNDENIGEGSNNRRGLRRKKSKRPRKKYEKIQRLTRIYTCVDCPETFSRLSQLRAHSRVHTEDQTEKYECDLCEEVFDMLKRLMSHRKKHHRASLSCKMCTSKFTHYASYRIHMRVHKGEKPYVCQECGAAFVQSGHLNIHKRTHTGEKPYTCDICNSNFKQISHLKTHVRTHTQVKPYQCDQCDASFTQNSSLKRHRRSHTGEKPYKCAFCDMTFVVKSNMQRHLYTHTGEKPYQCDLCPASFGQAIDLKRHKISHTGIKPFKCDQCDAAFSRKNNLKWHQMTHNGNTPFRCDVCQVGFSSPGDLKVHKRIHAPPKPFRCESCPASFQQFSSLTRHKMIHTGERPLRKKPENKPGSFKETGIKPYACEICNATFCEKRNLKRHIISMHDDVRRLVGSPLADSEIKEEGALDKFIKLQQPVQIKKRPPEQITYTINYQNPVVITQPHQQIQHQQEGQQEIQQQSITLQHVVIQQPINTEEVITGAAQTITQMPQLMLAQGPGQAPKPAKPANNCQNHHAHVLTFIEGSYNQWQTWCFCDPPNLLDQTSQIISTVPTANAIITAPPSTVLPPDASTTAVTSAVAVSTVTSSPCATVEQLEGQIIPAQIQI, encoded by the exons TTCTATAGTCAACATACAAAACTGTCACAGAGAAAATGGTATGACTGGTCTTGTGTCTGCAGGTGAGATCACCATGAAGATTGAGAATGTTGCAGAGGAGAATTTTATTCAAGAATGCTTAGCAATCAATGAACTGGAAAATGATGACGATCTGGCCGACATAAAGAAGGATATTGAAGAAAGCGATAAAGATAGTAATGATGAAAACATAGGTGAGGGTTCAAACAATAGAAGGGGACTGAGAAGAAAAAAGAGCAAAAGACCAAGAAAAAAGTATGAGAAAATTCAGCGTCTCACCAGAATTTATACTTGTGTTGACTGCCCAGAGACATTCTCCCGGCTCAGTCAGTTACGAGCTCATTCAAGGGTGCACACAGAGGATCAAACAGAG aaatatgAGTGTGATCTTTGTGAAGAAGTGTTTGATATGCTGAAACGTCTTATGTCACATAGAAAGAAACACCACCGAGCTAGTTTGTCTTGTAAAATGTGCACAAGCAAATTTACTCATTATGCTAGTTATCGAATACACATGAGAGTTCACAAAGGTGAGAAACCTTATGTGTGTCAGGAATGTGGTGCTGCATTTGTACAAAGTGGTCATCTTAATATTCACAAGAGAACACACACTGGTGAAAAACCTTACACATGTGATATTTGCAACAGTAATTTTAAGCAAATTTCACACTTGAAGACTCATGTTAGAACCCATACTCAGGTTAAACCGTATCAGTGTGATCAGTGCGATGCTTCGTTTACACAAAATAGTAGTTTGAAAAGACACCGCCGGTCCCACACTGGTGAAAAACCATATAAGTGTGCATTCTGTGATATGACCTTTGTAGTGAAGAGCAATATGCAAAGACATTTATATACTCACACAGGTGAGAAACCATACCAATGTGACTTATGCCCAGCCTCTTTTGGCCAGGCAATTGATTTAAAAAGGCACAAGATCAGTCATACAGGGATAAAGCCTTTCAAGTGTGATCAGTGTGATGCAGCATTCAGTCGCAAAAATAATCTCAAGTGGCACCAAATGACTCATAATGGCAACACTCCATTTAGATGTGATGTCTGTCAGGTTGGATTTTCTTCTCCTGGTGATCTCAAAGTCCACAAACGAATTCATGCACCACCAAAACCATTCCGCTGTGAGTCCTGCCCAGCTTCCTTTCAGCAATTTAGTTCTCTTACTCGTCACAAGATGATACATACAGGTGAGAGGCCTCTTAGAAAAAAGCCAGAAAACAAGCCAGGGTCTTTTAAAGAAACTGGAATTAAACCATATGCCTGTGAGATTTGTAATGCAACTTTCTGTGAGAAACGAAATCTTAAAAGACACATTATTTCTATGCATGATGATGTGAGAAGGTTAGTTGGAAGCCCACTTGCTGATTCAGAAATTAAGGAAGAGGGAGCACTGGACAAATTCATAAAACTACAGCAACCAGTTCAGATAAAAAAGAGACCTCCAGAACAAATCACATATACCATTAACTATCAAAATCCTGTGGTTATCACTCAGCCACATCAGCAGATACAGCATCAACAAGAAGGGCAGCAAGAAATACAGCAACAAAGTATTACCCTGCAACATGTAGTCATTCAGCAACCTATCAACACTGAGGAGGTCATAACAGGAGCTGCCCAAACCATAACTCAGATGCCACAGTTGATGCTTGCTCAAGGCCCTGGGCAGGCTCCAAAGCCTGCTAAACCTGCTAATAACTGCCAAAATCATCATGCTCATGTTTTGACCTTTATAGAAGGAAGTTACAACCAGTGGCAAACTTGGTGTTTTTGTGACCCCCCAAATCTATTAGACCAAACTAGTCAAATCATTAGCACCGTCCCTACTGCCAATGCCATAATAACAGCGCCACCCTCCACAGTCCTCCCTCCTGATGCTTCTACAACCGCAGTTACATCTGCAGTAGCTGTGTCCACTGTTACAAGTTCTCCATGTGCAACAGTAGAGCAATTGGAAGGTCAAATAATTCCTGCACAAATACAG ATATAA
- the LOC128692658 gene encoding zinc finger protein ZFP2 isoform X1 has product MVMVEVRSSAPPSPPHYTTPQHHTGQSVTQKMENCPSSPSSCYSIVNIQNCHRENGMTGLVSAGEITMKIENVAEENFIQECLAINELENDDDLADIKKDIEESDKDSNDENIGEGSNNRRGLRRKKSKRPRKKYEKIQRLTRIYTCVDCPETFSRLSQLRAHSRVHTEDQTEKYECDLCEEVFDMLKRLMSHRKKHHRASLSCKMCTSKFTHYASYRIHMRVHKGEKPYVCQECGAAFVQSGHLNIHKRTHTGEKPYTCDICNSNFKQISHLKTHVRTHTQVKPYQCDQCDASFTQNSSLKRHRRSHTGEKPYKCAFCDMTFVVKSNMQRHLYTHTGEKPYQCDLCPASFGQAIDLKRHKISHTGIKPFKCDQCDAAFSRKNNLKWHQMTHNGNTPFRCDVCQVGFSSPGDLKVHKRIHAPPKPFRCESCPASFQQFSSLTRHKMIHTGERPLRKKPENKPGSFKETGIKPYACEICNATFCEKRNLKRHIISMHDDVRRLVGSPLADSEIKEEGALDKFIKLQQPVQIKKRPPEQITYTINYQNPVVITQPHQQIQHQQEGQQEIQQQSITLQHVVIQQPINTEEVITGAAQTITQMPQLMLAQGPGQAPKPAKPANNCQNHHAHVLTFIEGSYNQWQTWCFCDPPNLLDQTSQIISTVPTANAIITAPPSTVLPPDASTTAVTSAVAVSTVTSSPCATVEQLEGQIIPAQIQVQIPINSTQSTVVREDVLRGWLGGWSKC; this is encoded by the exons TTCTATAGTCAACATACAAAACTGTCACAGAGAAAATGGTATGACTGGTCTTGTGTCTGCAGGTGAGATCACCATGAAGATTGAGAATGTTGCAGAGGAGAATTTTATTCAAGAATGCTTAGCAATCAATGAACTGGAAAATGATGACGATCTGGCCGACATAAAGAAGGATATTGAAGAAAGCGATAAAGATAGTAATGATGAAAACATAGGTGAGGGTTCAAACAATAGAAGGGGACTGAGAAGAAAAAAGAGCAAAAGACCAAGAAAAAAGTATGAGAAAATTCAGCGTCTCACCAGAATTTATACTTGTGTTGACTGCCCAGAGACATTCTCCCGGCTCAGTCAGTTACGAGCTCATTCAAGGGTGCACACAGAGGATCAAACAGAG aaatatgAGTGTGATCTTTGTGAAGAAGTGTTTGATATGCTGAAACGTCTTATGTCACATAGAAAGAAACACCACCGAGCTAGTTTGTCTTGTAAAATGTGCACAAGCAAATTTACTCATTATGCTAGTTATCGAATACACATGAGAGTTCACAAAGGTGAGAAACCTTATGTGTGTCAGGAATGTGGTGCTGCATTTGTACAAAGTGGTCATCTTAATATTCACAAGAGAACACACACTGGTGAAAAACCTTACACATGTGATATTTGCAACAGTAATTTTAAGCAAATTTCACACTTGAAGACTCATGTTAGAACCCATACTCAGGTTAAACCGTATCAGTGTGATCAGTGCGATGCTTCGTTTACACAAAATAGTAGTTTGAAAAGACACCGCCGGTCCCACACTGGTGAAAAACCATATAAGTGTGCATTCTGTGATATGACCTTTGTAGTGAAGAGCAATATGCAAAGACATTTATATACTCACACAGGTGAGAAACCATACCAATGTGACTTATGCCCAGCCTCTTTTGGCCAGGCAATTGATTTAAAAAGGCACAAGATCAGTCATACAGGGATAAAGCCTTTCAAGTGTGATCAGTGTGATGCAGCATTCAGTCGCAAAAATAATCTCAAGTGGCACCAAATGACTCATAATGGCAACACTCCATTTAGATGTGATGTCTGTCAGGTTGGATTTTCTTCTCCTGGTGATCTCAAAGTCCACAAACGAATTCATGCACCACCAAAACCATTCCGCTGTGAGTCCTGCCCAGCTTCCTTTCAGCAATTTAGTTCTCTTACTCGTCACAAGATGATACATACAGGTGAGAGGCCTCTTAGAAAAAAGCCAGAAAACAAGCCAGGGTCTTTTAAAGAAACTGGAATTAAACCATATGCCTGTGAGATTTGTAATGCAACTTTCTGTGAGAAACGAAATCTTAAAAGACACATTATTTCTATGCATGATGATGTGAGAAGGTTAGTTGGAAGCCCACTTGCTGATTCAGAAATTAAGGAAGAGGGAGCACTGGACAAATTCATAAAACTACAGCAACCAGTTCAGATAAAAAAGAGACCTCCAGAACAAATCACATATACCATTAACTATCAAAATCCTGTGGTTATCACTCAGCCACATCAGCAGATACAGCATCAACAAGAAGGGCAGCAAGAAATACAGCAACAAAGTATTACCCTGCAACATGTAGTCATTCAGCAACCTATCAACACTGAGGAGGTCATAACAGGAGCTGCCCAAACCATAACTCAGATGCCACAGTTGATGCTTGCTCAAGGCCCTGGGCAGGCTCCAAAGCCTGCTAAACCTGCTAATAACTGCCAAAATCATCATGCTCATGTTTTGACCTTTATAGAAGGAAGTTACAACCAGTGGCAAACTTGGTGTTTTTGTGACCCCCCAAATCTATTAGACCAAACTAGTCAAATCATTAGCACCGTCCCTACTGCCAATGCCATAATAACAGCGCCACCCTCCACAGTCCTCCCTCCTGATGCTTCTACAACCGCAGTTACATCTGCAGTAGCTGTGTCCACTGTTACAAGTTCTCCATGTGCAACAGTAGAGCAATTGGAAGGTCAAATAATTCCTGCACAAATACAGGTACAAATTCCCATAAATAGCACACAGTCCACAGTGGTTAGGGAAGATGTGCTACGGGGATGGTTGGGTGGCTGGAGTAAGTGTTAA